From the genome of Plectropomus leopardus isolate mb chromosome 4, YSFRI_Pleo_2.0, whole genome shotgun sequence:
aaataaatgaacaaatccaggctgagagggagagggagagaagagagagagaggaggagaggattagggagagggagaggagggagagggagatggagagggagagagagcaaagagaagcagagaggaggagagaggaagaggagagacagaggcagctTGAAATTATGATGAGACAGTTAGCAGAACAGCATCAAAGAGAACTAGAAGAGCAGCGAGAGAAAGGCTGAGAAGGCaggcagaagaggaggaggaggagtcagaTAATGATTGCACAattctttaatttgattttcaaGCCTTTGTATTTGAAGTGACACTGTTTAACTATTTAAATTtctcagataaaaaaaaaaaattgaacctCTTTCCCAGCATGGGATGGTACAAATTTATCAGCCACCCCAAGTTGACAAGTCAAATGATGTTGCCATACATCATCACCAATAACGACGATTAAGTACTGTAATGGCTACCGCTGTAAAGCTGACAAATGACTCAAGACAACACATACTTTATGAATACCTGAGGGGAAATTGaattttttcactctgttgtcACATAAGCTGGCCTCATAAACCTTTCTGATAAAAAGGACAGAGTGACAACATTTTCCTGCAActggaacaaaaaacaaacagagatttGGTCTCTCTTGTCATCAGACACAAGCTTGCTGGCCTTTTCTTCTGAAAGGCTGGCCGAATGGTGAGGGGTGAAAACTCATGTTTGTCATCTCCCTCGTCATGGAAAGTgcaattatgaaataaaaagtcatttgaaaaattaaaaagaaagaaattataataatgacaatagttaaacaaaaaataaatcccaGGCTAAAaatgaaaggggaaaaaatagcAGTAATGAATTGAGTCGTAGTAaggcttgatttttaaaaaataatttctggtacatttttatatatttcattctgtttattcaaaaatgaatattgattcaaaattgtgtgatttttttagaaaatgttggctGTTACGGAGATTTCAACCATTTCCGCAAGAGGAAAACAGTTGTTTTATTTGCTAATTCAGTGTTAGTATTTGTGCTCAGTagtgttttgaaaatataacCTAAATCAGGGGCCGGTTATGAAGGAGACAAATTCTCATTGTCTTTATTCTGATTAATAtatgtgtttactgtgtgtgatgtgtatTAATTAGCTTTTGAGTCTGTGTTGACAATTATGACGTTAATGGCCTGCTTTGGcagttttttccactttgtatgctatacaGCATCTCTACAAtctataatatgtaattttcaggcatttttatgtaaagtaaaaaaaaattgaaatttgctgacatactgtactatggcattttctgccatttttttttgacatcctagattgtgatgtttttttatctgttttttctcactttttcttctttgtatctatgacgcatctctacaagctataataagttgttttttcatgacatttggctgacatactatactgttgcTTTTTATATGGCATTcgtttaatttttaagtaatggCATATGGGGGACATGTTgtgacacccccccccccaccccccccccccccttcttttctgaaaacagctaaaggttaaacatataaaaaaaaaactctgggTGCAGACAGAGTGTATTAATTCATTTAGAATAACTATCTCTCTCTGTTAAACCAAGTATATATATACTAATTCAAAATTCACAAAGActgtatattgtgttttttgtcatgtatataacttgtgttaaaaataaaaattacataacTACCAAAAGCTTTAGCTTCAGTTTCCCTTTAACTGAAGGCATCTCTTTGTGGGTGtggtttatttcattttaagaggagctgcagcagacacacaggcTGAAATCATTTGTGCTCGCTCCAGTTGCAGTATCTACCTTTAACCTCTTTAACCTCAACATGACCAGCAACTATTACAACCCGAACATGACAGGCAGCTACTACAACCCAAACATGACCGGCTATTTAGGTAAGTCATGACACAATATCCTTGTTTTAAAGTAGTgctattttacagtgtataacAGTGCTCACAGCTGACAGTTGGCTGGGTAGAGCTGCAAATAggtctacatttttttctgtcataacCTTTAGTTTCAAGATCATGATCTGGCTACAAATTCTGGAGTATTTCATACAAGGCTCCTGCAGTTTAACAAATTTTGAATGCCACttgaaatgtaatttatcaCCAAATTTCATAACAACTAAAACtgaataagtaaaaaacaaaacctgaaccAACATCAATTAGGTTAGgaaaaattttgtcaaaaatgtttaattgttACGTAAAATATAACCCCACCCCCAGTTAAGTTGTTGGATGACCtactttaaatgctgaaaaatctaaacagacaaagaaaaaaaaaccctcctccTGGGTGCGGTGGAGATGCAAGTAGAACAGAACTGGAGTATGCGGGGTGGTTTTTTGGCGGGTTTACTTTACTAACTTTTGTTGTTGGTTCCATTGTCCTGATCTACCTGATATTAACCCATTCAGCCATTCagtaaaattaattgaaaaaaatgttgtcaattatgttaaagtaaaattaactagattaaaaaataaataagtaaaaatccTACTTACTTTCTCCAAAACTtcttaaaatgcttttaaaagattgattcaagacattttaataacagttttgaggctttttttaagttagttaATGCCAGTTGTGCTCTGAAAAATCTATGTCTATAGTTCATCATTGCAACTCATTCTTCTACACAGGACATACCATACATAATAACCAAGAGCTGAGGATAGTGTTGGTGGGGAAGACTGGAATTGGGAAGAGCGCCACAGGAAACACCATTCTGGGGCAACCCTGCTTTGACTCCAAGTTCAGTCCGATGTCTTTGACCGTGAACTGTTTCAAGAGCAAAGCTGTGGTGGACGGGCAACTGGTTGCTGTTATCGACACCCCGGGCCTGTTTGACACCAGATTTGGTATGGATAAAACAACTAAAGATATTTGCCAGTGCATCACTTACGCTGCTCCTGGACCCCATGTGTTCCTGGTGGTCATTAAACTGGGCCGATACACCGACGAGGAGAAGCAGACGGTGCAAAGGATTCAAGAAATCTTCGGCCAGGCTGCAGACAGATACAGCATGGTTCTCTTCACTCATGGTGACCTCCTTGAAGGAAATCCAATTGAGGCATTCTTGGCTGAAAGCCCAGACCTGCAGGAACTCGTGGCCAGATGTAATGGCCAGTACCACGTCTTCAACAATAAGAACAAAGATCGTTCTCAGGTTACTGTGCTGCTCCAGAAGATCAGAAACATAGCCCAGAAGAACGGAGGAAGCCACTACACCAACGAGATGTTCCAAGAAGCTGAGAGGAAAATCCAAGAGGAGAAACAACGCAtcctgagagagaaagaagagcaaaatcgcagagaaagagaggaaatggAGAGGAAACTAATAGaacaatatgaaaaacaaatgaagaaaatgaatgatCAGATGCAGgctgagagggagagggagagaagagagagagaagaggagaggaagagggagagagaggagatgaccgaggagaggaggagggagagagaggagagaaacgcagagagacagagagagagagaggagaaagaaagggagatgACAAACATGATGAACCAAATGAAGGAGCAGCATGACAGACAACTGAATGAGGAAAGAGAAAGGATGCAGGCAAAGCAGGATAATGAGGCCAGAGTCGAAGCTGAGGGGAATAATCCTTTATATCATGTGATAAAAGCTGCTGAAATGGTCGTTGCAGGAGTTAAAGAATTTGGAAAGGCACTTGGGAAGTTTTTCAGACTTTGAGTAGCTCAGGCAGTTTAGGAACCCTCAAGACTCTCCCATAAACAGTgcgctttaaaataaatatatgaaaatatgtgtCATCTGCAGATCTATAATCACACTTTACTGTATTTGTTCAAGTAGAGCTATATTCTGAAGGTTAGTGAGGCTTAGTCGCTCATCATATTAGACTCTCAGGTTGCCATGTAGCGTTCTTTTTGTATGCTTTTTTGAATATAACCGAAGGGGAAATTCAGTGTTTCTATTTTACAGTATGGATTGTTACATATCACACATCATATCTCAATCTGTGTTTACATTAAATgacctttttatgttttcagtctttttttatgtaaaaactgaacaaattgaCAGAATTACATTCTTGGGAATtgtgttttgaagtattttatgTGACAAATACATAAACGGatcatatttttgtgtgcttaactgaaaataaagatgTGGTGCCAAAATTGAACTTTTGTCAAAGTATTTATTAACTGTTTAACTAAGAGTCTGAGGTCTTCATGTCACACACTACTTTATATGAAACAGTACTTCCTCACCAGCCCTGTGTCCTAGAAATCAGGGGAGACTGGGGTTGGTTGGCACACAGCTGAGGTCCCAGAAACATAAATGCAACATCAAGACGTTTTCTTTCTTGATCTGCACTCATCTACTAGTAAAACTTCTGGAAGTTACCAGTTTTTGGGGATAAGggtaacatttcagttttatatttttgaaagacaaagGTGATCTTTTGACTGAACATGTCATAAAGCTGTGTCAGATAGAGAAAatttggaaatgtgtttttttgttgttgcagacAAAAGAACCTGTTAGGGTTTGAGTTTGAATTTGAATGTCTGTGATGGGTGACGGTAGCTGGTGAACATATTTTATCAATAAGTTGGGTCAAATTAGATAAACAGGAAGTGAGATAACTTTTAAAACTGCAACTGAGGACCTGGATTTGACATAGACAGCCACACCAACTCCTCCGCCCACCCTGTCACATCTAAATAAATGATAGTTATTAATAGCTACTTTTGTATCGCTGATAACTTTTCTTTCACCATGATTCGGTAATAACAAGAATATCATGTAAGGACTGAGATATTAAAACACCAATGTGGTCCattttgtattcttttgttATAAGCTTCTGACAtttaaatgcagtatttttgaaagattacAACTGttttcaagaaataaaaatcattgtttgTCTTATGCAAACTGCATGGAAGGAAACGTGTTATAGTTCCCTGCAGTCTACCTATAAAAGGTTTTTAATGTGACAGTAGTCCTATTTCAGATTCtcattttgcttttacttttgcgatcttctttttcttcttctttatacAGAAATGACATTGTTGGAGGGAGCAAACACGACTAATTTACATTATTAGGGATTATTATCGGCTATATTTGGTGAGCACTGTGTATAATTTCAGCAGCTCTCCCATTTCATACTATAATTGGAGAGCTGCTGTGTAGTGTCTCTGCAGCATTTCTTATACGTGGGCTGATTTCTTGTaaatggaggagggagggggagcaAAGCCAAGCATTCTGTGTACAAAGCAAGGCTGCAGACTGACGCTGTTGTACAGCACAGGTGCACAGAACTGACTTAACATCAAtcatgtttgtcttttgtgCATTAACTctcctcatttaaaaaaattctgaagtCTTTGAGTTTGCAACAGTAAGAAAGgtgtacattttgaaagaattaaCAGGGACTTTCCAAGAAATATAAGGGCTGTAGTCAAACTGAAAGCAGAAGCAAAGacagtgtaaaaatgtttgCCAAAGTTAAAGATATATTTAAGACTGCCATTGTGAGAAGTGATCACATGTTAAGAGAACTGCAGGGACATGTCTAGAAGCTCTAACAGAAAGCAAAAGTGTAGGAGCTAAAAGGGCTTTTATTCTAACAGAAAGCAAAAGTGTAGGATCTAAAGGGCTTTTATTCTAACAGAAAGCAAAAGTGTAGGATCTAAAGGGCTTTTATTCTAACAGAAAGCAAAAGTGTAGGAGCTAAAGGGCAAAAGGActgagacagattttttttgttaaggtAGAGGATATATTTAAGACTAACAGGGAGAGATGTTTACATGCTGAGAGATTTGTGGGGACATTCCTAGAAGCTAAAGGGCTAAAGTCAAAGTGAAAGCAGAAGTAAGGGCTGAGACAATGAAGAAATGTTTGCTAAAGCAGAAGGAATATTAAAGACTGCAACAGTAAGAGACGTTCACATGTTAAGAGAATTGCAGGGACATTCATAGCAGCTAAAAGGTTTTATTCAAACTGAAAGCAGAAGTAAGGGCTGAGACAATGAAGAAATGTTTGCTAAAGCAGAAGATATATTTAAGACTGCAACAGTGAGAGACATTCACATGTTAAGAGAATTGCAGGGACATTCCTAGAGGCTAAAGGGCTTTTATTCTAACAGAAAGCAAATGTTAGGATCGAAGCAGATAAGTTTgttaaaggaaaatatattcataaaccAACTAACTTGTAATGAATGTTAAAGAGAACATGTCTGgtaatgggaaaaaatgcagatatgaTGTGATAACATTCACAAACAGCCCAGAGCCCATACATAATGTAACAAAGATGGAGAGAGTAATAACTATATAAATAGTCAGTTGCTGTTTCATTGTGATATCAGATATGCGCAGAAGACTGGGTGGGGTTTGGTGCACTGGAGAAGTAtaaagaggagcagcagcacaaGGGTTTAAAACTCAGCACACTCACTCCAGCAGCCGCAGCTACTCCACCGTAAATAGCCCCAACATGGACAAGAAACAAAGCAATGGTAGGTCATGATACTGAGTTATTAGTTATTTTACTGTtaacaaacaatgaaattataATGAATCTTTACTAATTATTTactaacatttatattttagcaGTATATTGCTgaacaattttacattttacatactACGTCAAGTATTTGTTAAGGATTACCGACtgatttttaaaccttttaaatttttgttaatGGTTATTTAACCGTTAAGAAATAATGACATTACAATTAATAATGGCTAGTAATGCTTAGTAATGCTATAAatgttcaggctgttctcatgcactgctGGTACACTtttctacaaaaagtaatgcactaaaatatgtctgtATTCCTCGTAATGATGAGCCAATAATTTGTGATCAAAGCGCTGACGGGAGTAGAGAAGGAAGTGCTGCATAATGAAGCAGGTGGTGGATAGGTCAATAAACATAGGACTTTCCTGGGGACTTTTCCCGTGTTACGAGTTTTATCCTTATGCTCCATGTCGTACTTTCTGGTTTTGGTGTATTTCTGGGGCAGTGTTACAGCGCCACTTACAGGCCTGGCATATAAACTACAGCGTTTTCAGTGGATTTGTATGGACAAACACATTTCTTGAGACTATTCCTTGtttatgaaaaacttttttaaaacaaaaaagaaatagatcGGTTCCATCTCCGTGTAGACATGGCCTTGGGCTCATCTTAAGGTACGTCCTCAACATGTTTCTtgtcctaaacctaaccatattTACATTCATTACGTAACTTGAGGTTAAAGACATAATGTCATCAGTGGGGAACTAATTCGTAGGATATTATACAAACTCCaatgtttcagttttcattgtatATAATATCATCCGTTGTATGAGGATACCTAAAATTCGTATGCAATTTTAACAGTTTAGTGTTGCCCACATTGTAACATTACAGGGTTGGTTTCTTGATTGCAGCCTTCTTATatcaacatatcctcatacaacattTCGTATTATATCCTTTAAGTTTGCACCCCACGTATGAAGTTgtgtaaaatacatatttaacgtaaagttactgtggttgggtttaggaaaaaaaacaggttcatgacttatcataaaattactcaAAGTTTAGATGGtaacaaacagcagtctcctagGAAAAGTCCTGCGGTTAAATGACATACAACATGGAAATTGCTTTCTTATTTACTCTCGTATATGCATTGGTCACGTTATCACAGCCTTCCTGCGTACATGAGTTATATACGCATAAGTGGCTAATGATTACATGGGATATGTATAAATTTTGGTGCTttacttttcattaaaaaaaacacagagcttGCATGAGAACAGACCTATTAGTCAATATTTAATCTGCAACGTTTTGGCGCATTTAAACTATActttaaatatcataaatatatgGTAAATTGATAGAGTCATTTCTTTTGTCATGGTGAAATTTCACAGATACAAGTAGTTAGTCATACTCTGGAGTACTTGCAGAGAGCTGGTACTTCCATTCTTTTATATACAAAGTCTCCCCCATGCTATCCATTTGTTGTATTATAGTTGTATTAAATAGAATAAATCTACACCCCTGTTTCCTTAAATTCTTTACAACTGCATAATTACTTGAAGCGCAGAAACgtatgtaattttaattattcttttataCAGGGCCCCTAATACAGAATAATGAGGAGCTCAGGATAGTGATGGTGGGGAAAACTGGAATTGGGAAGAGCGCCACCGGAAACACCATTCTGGGGCGACCCTGCTTTGAATCCAAGTTCAGTGCAAAGTCTATGACTATAGACTGTTCCAAGGGCAATACTGGGACGGATGGGCGACGGGTTGCTGTTATCGACACCCCAGGCCTCTTTGACACCAGGTATGGCATGGACAAAACAACTAAAGATATCAGTCAGTGCATCTCTTACGCTTCTCCTGGACCCCATGTGTTCCTGGTGATCATCAGACTGGGCCGATTCACTGACGAGGAAAAGAAAGCGGTGCAACGGATTCAAGAAATCTTCGGTGAGGCTGCAGACAGATACAGCATGGTTCTCTTCACTTATGGTGACCTTCTTGAAGATACAACTATTGAGGAATTCTTGGCTGAAAGTCCAGACCTGCAGGAGCTCGTGGCCAGATGTAATGGCCAGTACCATGTGTTCAACAACAAGAACAATGATCGTTCTCAGGTTACTGAGCTGCTCCAGAAGATCAGTAATATAACCCTGAAGAACGGAGGAAGCCACTACACCAATGAAATGTTCCAAGAGGCTGAGAGGAAAATCGAAGAGGAGAAACAACGCATcctgaaagagaaagaagagcaaatacgcagagaaagagaggaattGGAGAGGCAAATACAGgagaaatatgaaatacaaatgcagaaaattagtCAACAACTCCaggctgagagagagaaggagagaattgagagagaggaggagaggaagagggagagggaagagatgaatgaggagaggaggagggaggcagaggagagaaatgcagagagacagagagagagagaggagaaacaaaggGAGATGACAAACATGATGAACGAATTAAACGAAAAGCATGCAAGGGAACTGAGAGAGGAACAAGAAAGATTGAACCAAAGGCATCTGGCTGGCGCTAGATTTCAAGCTGAAAGGTCAAATCCTTTTGCATTGCCTTGTGTCATCTTGTAAATGGTTCAGTGAAATCAACTCGTTTACTGTTCATAACCTCAACGGAGATAGAAAAGTTCACCAGTTTCACTTTTTAGGAGCTATTAATCATCCATTTAAATCATGGAACTTAAAATCATAACTTGACTGAATGTTCTACTAAGTGCTGATAATGGTAATCAAAGTAAGTTTGCTGTTAGCTGCTGTAACTGCTGTAACATTTTCCTAAATGTACTgcattttggtttgattttcacCAGGCACCCTTTAGttctttaatttgaaatgagTCACATGATGGAAGTAGTTACAGTATGTctgttatgtatttttattaaccTCTGTATGTGTTCTCCTTTTATTGGATGATGATTGATCACTCATTGCATCACATTTACTTAAAGGCAGAAGGTTGAGTCCTTCATTAGCTCACACTGATGCCTtgagtttattttcactttcattttaattaaacctTAATTAAAACTGGATTTCTGTTATTTGTTtgacaatacatttttgtgagaaatgtgTCAAGGTTACATGGATTTTATGCTAAAAGTAAGCTAGTTGGTACAGAATTTTAATGAgttgtttctttctttaagaAAGAAGGGTACGTGTGGATGCAGAGTTTTAATGTTACTCAGCTGTTACAGGATGAAGTTCtacaattgttttttaacaactgATAACTGCCATACACCTGAAAGTTTAGAGAGTGCTTGCATTTCTTAACAGTGTAAGTTGACTGGGGAACCTTGTTGCATGTCATGTTTTCCTCTGTTTGCCCCATAATTTCTGGTGAGGTATCTTATGCGTGGCATGGAATAAAGGCAACTaattctcaaaaataaaaaataaaataatttagattAAATTATACATGCTTGTGATctcatttattgtctttttgaagcatgtttttgtttgaggaAAAAGAGTATTGTTTACAAACATCAGacaatattttcctttaaaacatccCCCATACTGCctatacaaaataatatataataaaatatctgtACAGCAAATAATGCCAAATTaagtagaaaaataacaaacacacacatagatacaaaagtataaaatacaataaaacataaataggGTATACAGATTAACATTTCacatataaaacaatatttacatacatacttaaaaacaaatgaatataaTATGCAGATGTTCATAGGCTTATTTACCTTTGGTTCTTATCACTACACTGTGGTGTGTCCAGCTTAATTTGGGGAAAGATTTTTATCACACtgcattttattattagtatGCCAAAACACCATCCATCTCAAAGCAGCATAGAAGACAGAAGTATAATTACTAGCTCCCTTACTGGCGCCTCTGGAAAAAATAATTGCTGGCTGACATTACTATATTCAAGGAAATCACAGACATCTTACCTGCTcctcttttgcattttaagcTCTTTTAACCCTGCATTTTCTTCCACCTACTCCTGTCTGactcatggatgtattataaggaagtctgtCTGGATTTCATGTATTTCCTGCTTGACCTCtgacaaacaggaaacaaatgGTCTACATGATGGACCGATCCACTTTTGGGGGCGGTGATGATGACAGTTACCACTGCACATGCCTTAAGTTATGGGTAGGCtgttgactgtttttgggattgtGTAACCTCTAATCAGATGGACTGTCCCAACACCAAGCCTCAGCTGGTCTATCTTTTggtttgtcaacatttttttttccaacattgcTTATGGCCCACAAAATGGCCCAGTCTACCTAGCAGATTTCTAAATTACATATAATAATACTAGCCCTGTGCAAATACGGGTTAAGAAAGTACCTTAACTCTTCATATTAACAGTTTTCAATGAACCTTTGTACTTTAAGAGTATAATGAAATTCAGTTAGGGCTTTTGGTATTGGTGGACCACCCCAACATTTTCTGTGGCCCAATCTGGCAACga
Proteins encoded in this window:
- the LOC121941483 gene encoding GTPase IMAP family member 4-like, yielding MTSNYYNPNMTGSYYNPNMTGYLGHTIHNNQELRIVLVGKTGIGKSATGNTILGQPCFDSKFSPMSLTVNCFKSKAVVDGQLVAVIDTPGLFDTRFGMDKTTKDICQCITYAAPGPHVFLVVIKLGRYTDEEKQTVQRIQEIFGQAADRYSMVLFTHGDLLEGNPIEAFLAESPDLQELVARCNGQYHVFNNKNKDRSQVTVLLQKIRNIAQKNGGSHYTNEMFQEAERKIQEEKQRILREKEEQNRREREEMERKLIEQYEKQMKKMNDQMQAERERERREREEERKREREEMTEERRREREERNAERQREREEKEREMTNMMNQMKEQHDRQLNEERERMQAKQDNEARVEAEGNNPLYHVIKAAEMVVAGVKEFGKALGKFFRL
- the LOC121941484 gene encoding GTPase IMAP family member 4-like produces the protein MDKKQSNGPLIQNNEELRIVMVGKTGIGKSATGNTILGRPCFESKFSAKSMTIDCSKGNTGTDGRRVAVIDTPGLFDTRYGMDKTTKDISQCISYASPGPHVFLVIIRLGRFTDEEKKAVQRIQEIFGEAADRYSMVLFTYGDLLEDTTIEEFLAESPDLQELVARCNGQYHVFNNKNNDRSQVTELLQKISNITLKNGGSHYTNEMFQEAERKIEEEKQRILKEKEEQIRREREELERQIQEKYEIQMQKISQQLQAEREKERIEREEERKREREEMNEERRREAEERNAERQREREEKQREMTNMMNELNEKHARELREEQERLNQRHLAGARFQAERSNPFALPCVIL